One Fusobacterium nucleatum genomic window carries:
- a CDS encoding lauroyl acyltransferase: MKLIFDFIIYLIFLIFISIFKILPSKIKLKFSKFLGLLLYYLIPKGRKLSLKNLKIILNEQYKYNLTEKQIKDIAIKSYKNTMKSFLLPFWIYEYSEKYPPIIHNLELLEKLKEMNDRIILATLHYGFFHMSMYPIIDEPMFIIVRPVPNKFIEAYMNKIRFKKNMLSFTEQNIKALFKHKKSKGFFIMLNDVRKPDGEKVTFFNLPTTASGFTAFFSIRENLPIIVIHNEVDSNNICNIYINEIIYPENYTDKNDLTDKLLKVYEKIILNNPEQWYWFQDRWTNKK; this comes from the coding sequence TTGAAACTAATATTTGATTTTATAATCTATCTTATATTTTTAATATTTATATCTATTTTTAAAATCTTACCTAGCAAAATCAAATTAAAATTCTCTAAATTTCTAGGACTTCTTTTATATTATTTAATTCCAAAAGGTAGAAAACTATCTTTAAAAAATTTAAAGATAATTTTAAATGAACAATACAAATATAATTTAACAGAAAAGCAAATTAAAGATATTGCTATTAAATCTTATAAAAATACTATGAAATCTTTTTTATTACCTTTTTGGATTTATGAATATAGTGAAAAATATCCACCTATTATTCATAACTTAGAACTATTAGAAAAATTAAAAGAAATGAATGATAGAATTATTTTAGCTACATTACATTATGGATTTTTTCATATGAGTATGTATCCTATCATAGATGAACCAATGTTTATAATAGTCAGACCTGTTCCCAATAAATTTATTGAAGCTTATATGAATAAAATTAGATTTAAGAAAAATATGCTTTCTTTCACTGAACAAAATATAAAAGCACTTTTTAAACATAAGAAATCAAAAGGTTTCTTTATTATGTTAAATGATGTTAGAAAACCTGATGGAGAAAAGGTAACATTTTTTAATTTACCAACAACAGCCTCAGGTTTCACTGCATTTTTTTCTATAAGAGAAAATTTACCTATTATTGTTATTCATAATGAAGTGGATAGTAATAATATTTGTAATATTTATATTAATGAAATTATCTACCCTGAAAACTATACTGATAAAAATGATTTAACAGATAAACTTCTAAAAGTCTATGAGAAAATTATTTTAAACAATCCAGAACAATGGTATTGGTTTCAAGATAGATGGACAAATAAAAAATAG
- the rpmA gene encoding 50S ribosomal protein L27: protein MQFLFNIQLFAHKKGQGSVKNGRDSNPKYLGVKKYDGEVVKAGNIIVRQRGTKYHAGNNMGIGKDHTLFALIDGYVKFERLGKNRKQISVYSEK from the coding sequence ATGCAATTTTTATTTAATATACAATTATTTGCACATAAAAAAGGGCAAGGTTCTGTTAAAAACGGAAGAGACTCTAATCCTAAATATCTTGGAGTTAAAAAATATGATGGAGAAGTTGTAAAAGCTGGAAACATCATAGTTAGACAAAGAGGAACTAAATACCATGCAGGAAATAATATGGGAATTGGTAAAGATCACACTCTTTTCGCTTTAATTGATGGATATGTAAAATTTGAAAGATTAGGAAAAAATAGAAAACAAATTTCTGTATATTCAGAAAAATAA
- a CDS encoding TerD family protein, with amino-acid sequence MNNSINSIALRHFNGIYITKNVTNNVNKTLSIEELATLIKKFEGYGYIFSKELAIAISKEERNTIIDKLKSVIEVIEDFKSDKNYTVFYKNFPDEVININEIDLYINQILHYWLGYLPSNNENIIKEDVEPSKLVKARELNLIDDEMIEKLFIDLLSSNVTLSEQYLDDVCVLTNNKSIKELEKYMKCIQMKETLTTVSSYILKKEGVLIGNFKTSTDILRLIAKISGCELNNKHIHFAYFSRTELSQLMTKLENLQNPMPDIKRYSKPWHTFFKLYAKKINFNKYPKVRKATDMLFGDISYMTERGKINEQINRLPAMSEEELDNFVKEYTVFYGDYIREILSLLNKANENQYEKLLLGLENCVTKVNTRILFQLYDRIINLKAKDKTVPRLVNSKGKWRRLKESISLSNELLNRILQIVEDGIKTQLKEKENLGKVYIDKSYKDIMLTTSEKDSNVSLRPMTRGSRIAFNPNAEVLRFFVAWKNLDERTLKELNTTYSKLDEKTLKELTPMYSRVDVDLSALTFDENLEFNDVVAYYNQKKSYFAFSGDITDAPEGALEYIDILDLEKLKKKGDRYILMQIRSYNGYTFEEINSVYAGVMELTSIEAKEKKNMYSTAITEGFQIVSSERTTNTILVDLKKYEYIWLDMNMDGYRLDVFQNALNYEEIPYLNDMLRYFSRKQYITMYDLLKLNADVRGVLTKDKKEADVIFEKVDNKNNLALADILSNYL; translated from the coding sequence ATGAATAACTCAATAAATAGTATAGCCCTTAGACATTTTAATGGAATATACATAACTAAAAATGTAACTAACAATGTAAATAAAACATTAAGTATAGAAGAGCTTGCAACTCTTATTAAAAAATTTGAAGGCTATGGCTATATTTTTAGTAAGGAGCTAGCTATTGCTATTTCAAAAGAAGAGAGAAATACAATAATTGATAAATTAAAATCTGTTATAGAAGTAATTGAAGATTTTAAATCAGATAAAAATTACACTGTATTCTATAAAAATTTCCCTGATGAAGTTATAAATATAAATGAGATAGATTTATATATAAATCAAATTCTTCATTACTGGCTAGGATATTTACCAAGCAATAATGAAAATATTATAAAGGAAGATGTTGAACCCTCTAAGTTAGTAAAAGCAAGGGAATTAAATTTAATTGATGATGAAATGATAGAAAAATTATTTATTGACTTATTATCAAGTAATGTAACTCTTTCAGAGCAATATTTAGATGATGTTTGTGTTTTAACTAATAATAAATCAATTAAAGAATTAGAAAAATATATGAAATGTATTCAAATGAAAGAAACTCTTACAACTGTTTCAAGTTATATTCTTAAAAAAGAAGGAGTTTTAATAGGGAACTTTAAAACATCAACAGATATTTTGAGATTGATAGCAAAGATATCTGGGTGTGAATTAAATAATAAACATATACATTTTGCATATTTTTCAAGAACAGAGTTAAGCCAACTGATGACTAAACTTGAAAATTTACAAAATCCTATGCCAGATATTAAAAGATACTCTAAACCTTGGCATACTTTTTTTAAACTTTATGCTAAAAAAATTAATTTTAACAAGTATCCTAAAGTAAGAAAAGCTACGGATATGCTGTTTGGAGATATTTCCTATATGACTGAAAGAGGAAAGATCAATGAACAAATTAACAGGCTTCCTGCTATGTCAGAAGAAGAATTAGATAATTTTGTTAAAGAATATACAGTTTTCTATGGAGATTATATAAGGGAAATTTTATCCTTGCTAAATAAAGCTAATGAAAATCAATATGAAAAATTATTGCTAGGTTTAGAAAATTGTGTAACTAAAGTTAATACAAGAATATTATTTCAATTATATGATAGAATAATAAATTTAAAAGCAAAGGATAAAACTGTTCCTCGTTTAGTAAATAGCAAAGGAAAATGGAGAAGATTAAAAGAAAGTATTTCCCTATCTAATGAATTATTAAATAGAATTCTACAAATTGTAGAAGATGGAATAAAAACACAATTAAAAGAGAAAGAAAATCTAGGAAAAGTCTATATTGATAAAAGTTATAAAGATATTATGTTGACTACAAGTGAAAAAGATAGCAATGTAAGTTTAAGACCTATGACAAGAGGTTCAAGAATAGCATTTAATCCCAATGCAGAAGTTTTAAGATTTTTTGTTGCTTGGAAAAATTTAGATGAGAGAACTTTAAAAGAATTAAATACTACATATAGTAAATTAGATGAAAAAACTTTAAAAGAATTAACCCCTATGTATAGTAGAGTAGATGTAGATTTATCAGCACTTACTTTTGATGAAAACTTAGAATTTAATGATGTAGTTGCTTACTATAATCAAAAGAAATCATATTTTGCTTTTAGTGGAGACATTACTGATGCACCAGAGGGAGCATTAGAATACATTGATATTTTAGATTTAGAAAAGTTAAAGAAAAAAGGAGATAGATATATCTTAATGCAAATTCGTTCATATAATGGTTATACATTTGAAGAAATAAATAGTGTTTATGCTGGTGTAATGGAATTAACTTCTATTGAAGCCAAAGAAAAGAAAAATATGTATAGCACTGCAATAACAGAAGGATTTCAAATTGTATCTTCTGAAAGAACAACTAATACAATTTTAGTTGATTTAAAAAAATATGAATATATTTGGTTAGATATGAATATGGATGGTTATAGGTTAGATGTATTTCAAAATGCTTTAAATTACGAAGAAATACCTTATTTAAATGATATGTTAAGATATTTCTCAAGAAAACAATATATAACTATGTATGATTTATTAAAATTAAATGCTGATGTTAGAGGAGTTTTAACAAAAGATAAAAAAGAAGCAGATGTTATTTTTGAGAAAGTGGATAATAAAAATAACTTAGCTCTTGCTGATATTTTAAGTAATTACCTTTAA
- a CDS encoding B12-binding domain-containing radical SAM protein has product MKIAFLRPNLGGQRSNDAIEPLGFAVLSGLTDRKKHDVVLFDERIEDIPMDLEVDLVVITTFTLTAKRAYTIADNYRKKGIYVVIGGYHASLIPEEVQEYADTVFVGSAEGNWARFLIELENGNLQKVYEEIKLPDISDVVYDRSLFKDKRYSFVVPVQFGRGCMHQCEFCTIGSVHKGDYAHRRVELVIEEIKEIFKTNKRAKVIYFVDDNIFANKKKALHLFNELKKLKIKWACQGSIDIAKDEELVKLMSESGCIEMLLGFENINIMNIKKMNKKSNYDFDYENIIRIFKKYRILVHASYVIGYDYDTKDYFQEILDFSNKHKFFLAGFNPALPIPGTPFYERIKNEGRLLYDKWWLDDDFRYGKAAYIPHNMTVEEFEAGILRCKVEYNTHKNIWSRLFDGAANFRHALIFLAVNYINRKEIYNKKGIKL; this is encoded by the coding sequence ATGAAAATAGCATTTTTAAGACCTAATTTGGGTGGACAACGTTCAAATGATGCAATAGAACCACTTGGTTTTGCAGTTTTATCAGGGCTTACAGATAGAAAAAAACATGATGTTGTATTATTTGATGAAAGAATTGAAGATATTCCAATGGATTTAGAAGTTGATTTAGTTGTGATAACAACTTTTACTTTAACTGCAAAAAGAGCCTATACAATAGCAGATAATTATAGAAAAAAAGGTATTTATGTTGTTATAGGTGGCTATCATGCTTCACTTATTCCAGAAGAAGTTCAAGAATATGCAGATACTGTTTTTGTTGGAAGTGCAGAAGGAAATTGGGCAAGGTTTTTAATTGAGCTAGAAAATGGAAATCTACAAAAAGTATATGAAGAAATTAAATTACCGGATATCAGTGATGTAGTATATGATAGAAGTCTATTTAAAGATAAAAGATATTCTTTTGTTGTACCTGTACAATTTGGTAGAGGTTGTATGCACCAATGTGAATTTTGTACCATAGGTTCTGTTCATAAGGGAGATTATGCCCATAGAAGAGTAGAACTTGTAATAGAAGAAATTAAAGAAATTTTTAAGACTAATAAAAGAGCAAAGGTTATATATTTTGTAGATGATAATATATTTGCAAATAAAAAGAAAGCTTTACACTTATTTAATGAGTTAAAAAAATTAAAAATAAAATGGGCTTGTCAAGGAAGTATTGATATAGCAAAAGATGAAGAATTAGTTAAACTTATGTCAGAGTCAGGTTGTATTGAAATGCTTTTAGGTTTTGAAAATATAAATATAATGAATATCAAAAAGATGAATAAGAAATCTAATTATGACTTTGACTATGAAAATATTATAAGAATATTTAAAAAATATAGAATTTTAGTCCATGCAAGTTATGTTATAGGTTATGATTATGATACAAAGGATTATTTTCAAGAAATTTTAGATTTTTCAAATAAACATAAGTTTTTCTTAGCAGGTTTCAATCCAGCTTTACCTATTCCAGGAACTCCTTTCTATGAAAGGATAAAAAATGAAGGAAGATTATTATATGATAAATGGTGGTTAGATGATGATTTTAGATATGGAAAAGCTGCTTATATTCCACATAATATGACAGTAGAAGAATTTGAAGCAGGAATATTAAGATGTAAAGTAGAATACAATACTCATAAAAATATATGGTCAAGATTATTTGATGGAGCAGCAAATTTTAGACATGCTTTGATTTTTCTAGCAGTTAATTATATAAATAGAAAAGAAATTTACAATAAAAAAGGTATAAAATTATGA
- a CDS encoding TIGR00730 family Rossman fold protein, which yields MRKKNVTVYCGASFGVDERYQEITRKLGEWIGKNNYNLVYGGGRSGLMGLIADSVLENGGKVTGIITHFLSEREIAHDGITKLIKVDTMSERKKKMTDLADIFIALPGGPGTLEEITEVVSWAVLALHPCPCIFFNFDNYYNHIRDFYDLMVEKGYMKKEARDKILFTNSFEEIGNFIANYEPPKAREYHGE from the coding sequence ATGAGAAAAAAAAATGTTACAGTTTATTGCGGAGCTTCATTTGGAGTTGATGAAAGGTATCAAGAAATAACTAGAAAACTTGGAGAATGGATAGGAAAAAATAACTATAATCTTGTATATGGTGGAGGAAGATCAGGATTAATGGGACTGATTGCTGATTCTGTTCTTGAAAATGGAGGAAAAGTTACAGGAATTATAACTCATTTTCTTTCAGAAAGGGAAATAGCACATGATGGAATAACAAAACTTATAAAAGTTGATACTATGTCTGAAAGAAAAAAGAAGATGACAGATTTAGCAGATATCTTTATAGCTCTACCAGGAGGACCTGGAACTTTAGAGGAAATAACAGAAGTTGTATCTTGGGCAGTTTTAGCTCTACATCCCTGCCCTTGTATATTTTTTAATTTTGATAATTACTACAATCACATTAGAGACTTTTATGATTTAATGGTAGAAAAAGGTTATATGAAAAAAGAGGCAAGAGATAAGATTTTATTTACTAATTCATTTGAAGAAATTGGGAATTTTATTGCAAATTATGAACCACCTAAAGCAAGAGAATACCATGGTGAATAA
- a CDS encoding B12-binding domain-containing radical SAM protein has product MKITFILPAIGKKKGQRYIKTWKHMEPLMIAVLKSLTPNDIETNFMDDRNELINYDEKTDLVVISVETYTAKRAYEIAKKFREKGVKVLAGGYHPTVEPEECLENFDSIIVGNAENVWLKMLEDCKNNNLQKKYIGTSTSFAMPDRSIYKDRKYSPLALIETGRGCNFSCEFCAIHSYYEKKYYRRPVEEVVQDIKNSGKKYVFFIDDNFVADHSYALEICKAIAPLKIKWVTQGAITMAKNDELLYWMKKSGCKMVLIGYESMNPNILKDMGKGWRSSVGEINELTNKIHSYGIGIYATFVFGFGDDSQEVFDETVKFAKKHSFFFAAFNHLVPFPKTGVYKRLKEEKRLLSDKWWLDSKYPYGRISFLPLDQTPDELSKKCANARKKFFEWGSILKRAFVQFKRSFDLGMFFIFLTQNFNLKNEVLEKYDLPYADNLDEMPK; this is encoded by the coding sequence TTGAAAATTACATTTATATTACCAGCTATTGGTAAAAAGAAAGGACAAAGATATATAAAAACTTGGAAACATATGGAACCTTTAATGATAGCAGTTTTAAAATCTTTGACACCCAATGATATAGAAACAAATTTTATGGACGATAGAAATGAATTAATAAACTATGATGAAAAAACAGACTTAGTCGTTATCTCTGTTGAAACATATACAGCTAAAAGAGCTTATGAAATAGCTAAAAAATTTAGAGAAAAAGGTGTAAAAGTTCTTGCAGGAGGGTATCATCCAACTGTTGAACCAGAAGAATGTTTGGAGAACTTTGATTCAATAATAGTAGGAAATGCAGAAAATGTTTGGTTAAAAATGTTAGAGGACTGCAAAAATAATAATTTACAAAAAAAATATATAGGAACAAGTACATCATTTGCTATGCCAGATAGAAGTATTTATAAAGATAGAAAATATTCACCTTTGGCACTTATAGAAACAGGAAGAGGTTGTAATTTTAGTTGTGAGTTTTGTGCTATACATTCATACTATGAGAAAAAATATTATCGTAGACCTGTTGAAGAAGTTGTACAAGATATTAAAAATTCAGGTAAAAAATATGTATTTTTTATAGATGATAACTTCGTTGCAGATCATAGTTATGCTTTAGAAATATGTAAGGCAATAGCACCACTTAAAATTAAATGGGTAACTCAAGGGGCAATCACTATGGCAAAAAACGATGAGCTACTTTATTGGATGAAAAAAAGTGGTTGTAAAATGGTACTTATAGGCTATGAATCAATGAATCCTAACATATTAAAAGATATGGGAAAAGGTTGGAGAAGTTCAGTTGGTGAAATAAATGAGCTTACTAATAAAATTCATAGCTATGGAATAGGAATTTATGCAACCTTTGTTTTTGGATTTGGAGATGATAGTCAAGAAGTTTTTGATGAAACAGTTAAATTTGCTAAGAAACATTCGTTTTTCTTTGCTGCTTTTAATCATTTAGTACCTTTCCCTAAGACAGGAGTATATAAAAGATTAAAGGAAGAAAAAAGACTTTTGAGTGATAAATGGTGGTTAGATTCAAAATATCCTTATGGTAGAATTTCATTTTTACCATTAGACCAAACACCAGATGAATTATCTAAAAAATGTGCTAATGCTAGAAAGAAATTCTTTGAATGGGGTTCTATTTTGAAAAGAGCCTTTGTTCAATTCAAACGTAGTTTTGACTTAGGAATGTTCTTTATCTTCTTGACACAAAACTTTAATTTAAAAAATGAAGTTTTAGAAAAATACGATTTGCCTTATGCAGATAATTTAGATGAAATGCCAAAATAA
- a CDS encoding B12-binding domain-containing radical SAM protein — protein MRIMLVLAKDNIYRFDSLHQRKYYPQITLITLESLIDKKYNAEIVLVDEGVEEYDATSSKYSDEKFDLICISAVISASKRAKEISKFWKDRGAYIQIGGHYATVLSDEALEYFDTVIKGPAEISFPSFIKDFVEGSPKREYFELVGNDFEYKPLNRKLLTNKKYYKSFGTIVANNGCPNKCTYCSVTKMYSGKNQLKNIDFVVSEIKSNKHKKWVFYDPNFLADKNYAINLMNQLKKLKIKWTASATINIGNDIKMLQLMKESGCIGLVIGLESFIQENLNGVNKGFNNVKEYKRLVSTIQSYGISVLSTLMIGMETDTVESIRQIPDIIEEIGVDVPRYNILTPYPGTPFYEQLKAENRLLTTDWYYYDTETVVFQPKNMSPTTLQEEFYKLWQDTFTFKRIFKRLKTSRNKGLKLILEIFSRQHAKKFKKYTKLDFIN, from the coding sequence ATGAGAATAATGTTAGTTTTAGCAAAGGACAATATATATAGATTTGATTCTCTTCATCAAAGAAAATATTATCCTCAAATTACATTGATAACTTTGGAATCATTGATTGATAAAAAATATAATGCAGAGATTGTCTTAGTTGATGAAGGAGTAGAAGAATATGATGCAACTTCTTCAAAATATAGTGATGAGAAATTTGATTTAATTTGTATATCAGCTGTAATTTCAGCATCAAAGAGAGCAAAAGAAATTTCAAAATTTTGGAAGGACAGAGGAGCTTATATTCAAATAGGTGGACATTATGCTACTGTACTTAGTGATGAAGCTTTAGAGTATTTTGATACTGTTATAAAAGGACCAGCTGAAATTTCATTTCCTTCATTTATAAAAGATTTTGTAGAAGGAAGCCCTAAGAGAGAATATTTTGAATTAGTTGGAAATGATTTTGAATATAAACCATTAAATAGAAAGTTGCTTACAAATAAAAAATATTATAAATCTTTTGGAACAATAGTGGCAAACAATGGTTGTCCTAACAAATGTACCTATTGTTCAGTCACTAAAATGTATAGTGGAAAGAATCAATTGAAAAACATAGACTTTGTTGTAAGTGAAATAAAGTCAAATAAACATAAAAAATGGGTATTCTATGATCCAAACTTTTTAGCAGATAAAAACTATGCAATTAATTTAATGAATCAATTAAAAAAATTAAAAATAAAATGGACAGCCTCAGCTACAATCAATATTGGAAATGATATAAAAATGTTACAATTAATGAAAGAGTCAGGTTGTATTGGTTTAGTTATTGGTTTAGAAAGTTTTATACAAGAAAATCTAAATGGAGTTAATAAAGGTTTTAATAATGTAAAAGAATATAAAAGATTGGTTAGTACTATACAATCTTATGGAATATCAGTTTTATCTACATTGATGATAGGAATGGAAACTGATACAGTGGAATCAATAAGACAGATACCAGATATTATTGAAGAAATAGGAGTAGATGTACCTAGGTACAATATTCTGACACCTTACCCAGGAACTCCTTTCTATGAACAGTTAAAAGCAGAAAATAGATTACTTACAACAGATTGGTATTACTATGATACTGAAACAGTTGTATTTCAACCTAAGAATATGAGTCCTACTACTTTACAAGAAGAATTTTATAAGTTATGGCAAGATACATTCACTTTTAAAAGAATATTTAAAAGATTAAAGACTTCAAGGAATAAAGGACTAAAATTAATATTGGAAATTTTTTCAAGACAACATGCTAAGAAATTTAAAAAATATACAAAATTAGATTTTATAAATTAA
- a CDS encoding ribosomal-processing cysteine protease Prp, giving the protein MTKVEIFRKNGSIVGYKASGHSGYSEQGSDIICSAISTSLQMTLAGIQEVLKLKPKFKMNDGFLDVDLKDISQNKFTEINILTESMALFLKELAKQYPKYIRLVEKEEK; this is encoded by the coding sequence ATGACTAAGGTAGAAATTTTTAGAAAAAATGGTAGTATTGTAGGATATAAAGCAAGTGGACATTCTGGATATTCAGAACAAGGTAGTGATATTATTTGTTCTGCCATCTCAACATCATTACAAATGACTTTAGCAGGAATTCAAGAAGTGTTAAAATTAAAACCTAAATTTAAAATGAATGATGGTTTTCTTGATGTTGATTTAAAAGATATTAGCCAAAATAAATTTACAGAAATAAATATACTCACAGAATCTATGGCTTTATTTTTAAAAGAATTAGCTAAGCAGTATCCTAAATACATTAGACTTGTAGAAAAGGAGGAAAAGTAA
- a CDS encoding GNAT family N-acetyltransferase encodes MECKIIKNDTEYNLDDLTKLLNTSYWAKDRKKETVKKTVENSLCYFAYDTNKNKLIGFARAITDYTTNYYICDVIVDEEYRGEGIGKKLVKTLINDEDLVHVRGLLITKDAKKFYEKFGFYNKEDVMQKDKK; translated from the coding sequence ATGGAATGTAAAATTATTAAAAATGATACTGAATATAATTTAGATGATTTAACAAAACTATTAAATACTTCATACTGGGCAAAGGATAGAAAAAAGGAAACTGTAAAGAAAACAGTTGAGAATTCTTTGTGTTATTTTGCTTATGATACTAACAAAAATAAATTAATTGGTTTTGCAAGAGCAATAACAGACTATACTACAAATTATTATATATGTGATGTAATAGTAGATGAAGAATATAGAGGAGAAGGAATAGGAAAAAAATTAGTTAAAACATTGATAAATGATGAGGATTTAGTTCATGTAAGAGGTTTACTAATTACAAAAGATGCTAAGAAATTTTATGAAAAATTTGGTTTTTATAATAAAGAAGATGTTATGCAAAAAGATAAAAAATAA
- a CDS encoding GNAT family N-acetyltransferase gives MNKIEFKIIKGNESSEEINKILNEEDMESSIQIRYIKYPTLFDSLKLDGVKDPLIVPGIDTTNNKIVGLGACTIFEDNIAYLNSFRIRKEYRNKVNFGNGYKKIIEELEKKGIDTIITTILDDNKMAKEILTKQRRNMPIYEFYKNITFYSIKNIKKNNIVVDDLYIAEYKNFRIEIKNKPNKKYFVENYKGIYKFLYKLRKIISFFGYPELPEKNTEMRFLYVDIIAKDNNYSNSLEAIKFLQNLGCSCVFFMIGTYENTSLDIQLKKIKSFKYKSKLYKVYYGEDRNKEKDIKFKFWNL, from the coding sequence ATGAATAAGATAGAATTTAAAATTATAAAGGGAAATGAATCTAGTGAAGAAATAAATAAAATTTTAAACGAAGAAGATATGGAAAGTTCTATACAGATTAGATATATAAAGTATCCCACTCTTTTTGATTCATTGAAATTAGATGGAGTGAAAGACCCTCTTATTGTACCTGGAATAGATACTACAAATAATAAGATAGTTGGTTTGGGTGCTTGTACCATATTTGAAGATAACATTGCTTACTTAAATTCTTTTAGAATAAGGAAAGAGTATAGAAATAAGGTAAACTTTGGAAATGGATATAAAAAGATTATAGAGGAATTAGAAAAAAAAGGAATAGATACAATTATAACAACTATTTTAGATGATAATAAGATGGCAAAGGAAATACTTACAAAGCAAAGAAGAAATATGCCAATTTATGAATTTTATAAAAATATAACTTTTTATAGCATAAAAAATATTAAGAAAAATAATATAGTTGTAGATGATTTGTATATAGCAGAATATAAGAATTTTAGAATAGAAATTAAAAATAAGCCAAATAAAAAGTATTTTGTTGAAAATTACAAAGGAATATATAAATTTTTATATAAGCTAAGAAAAATTATTTCTTTCTTTGGTTATCCAGAACTACCAGAAAAAAATACTGAAATGAGATTTTTATATGTAGACATAATTGCCAAAGATAACAATTATAGTAATAGTTTAGAAGCTATAAAGTTTTTACAAAATTTAGGCTGTTCTTGTGTTTTTTTTATGATAGGAACTTATGAAAATACTTCATTAGATATACAACTAAAAAAAATTAAATCTTTTAAGTATAAAAGTAAACTTTACAAAGTTTATTATGGAGAGGATAGAAACAAGGAAAAAGATATAAAATTTAAGTTTTGGAACTTATAA
- the rplU gene encoding 50S ribosomal protein L21: MYAVIKTGGKQYKVTEGDVLKVEKLNAEVNTTVELTEVLLVAGGDNAVKVGKPLVEGAKVVVEVLSQGKGPKVINFKYKPKKASHRKRGHRQLFTEVKVTSIIA; the protein is encoded by the coding sequence ATGTACGCAGTAATTAAAACTGGTGGAAAACAGTATAAAGTTACAGAAGGTGATGTATTAAAAGTAGAAAAATTAAATGCTGAAGTTAATACAACTGTTGAATTAACAGAAGTTCTTTTAGTAGCTGGTGGAGACAACGCAGTTAAAGTTGGTAAACCATTAGTAGAAGGAGCAAAAGTAGTTGTGGAAGTTTTATCTCAAGGTAAAGGTCCAAAAGTAATTAACTTCAAATACAAGCCTAAAAAAGCTAGTCACAGAAAAAGAGGACATAGACAACTTTTTACTGAAGTAAAAGTAACTTCAATAATAGCATAG
- a CDS encoding MBL fold metallo-hydrolase translates to MINKVKLGINNLYLFKNNNGDYLLLDTGLACKEDLIINKINKVIGDYNKIKVIVITHSHSDHIGNLKLLFDKIKREDKIVIIHSNVKEIILSGEKIIPNGFYKFTKYISKKLKLKFSKKFQKGFKNLSEEDLKHVVFLDFKDYEEFYLNKYGFENFKIIYTTGHSSDSISLVYNDEYLFCGDMVQNLFFKYPLIPLFGDDIKELVNSWKKVIDKGYLRIYPATSRSYILREDLIKKLEKYE, encoded by the coding sequence ATGATAAATAAAGTAAAATTAGGAATAAACAATTTATATTTATTTAAAAACAATAATGGGGATTACTTATTGCTTGATACAGGTTTAGCTTGTAAAGAAGATTTAATCATAAATAAAATCAATAAAGTTATTGGAGATTATAACAAGATTAAAGTAATAGTGATTACTCACTCTCATTCTGACCATATTGGGAATTTAAAATTATTGTTTGATAAAATTAAAAGAGAAGATAAAATTGTAATAATACATAGTAATGTAAAAGAAATTATTCTTTCAGGAGAAAAAATAATTCCTAATGGTTTCTATAAATTTACAAAATATATTTCTAAAAAATTGAAGTTAAAATTTTCAAAAAAGTTTCAAAAAGGTTTTAAAAATCTTTCGGAAGAAGATTTAAAACATGTAGTATTTTTAGATTTTAAAGATTATGAAGAATTTTATTTAAATAAATATGGATTTGAGAATTTTAAAATAATTTATACAACAGGTCATTCAAGTGATTCAATTTCACTTGTGTATAATGATGAATATTTATTTTGTGGAGATATGGTTCAAAACTTATTTTTTAAGTATCCATTGATTCCCCTTTTTGGAGATGACATTAAAGAATTAGTTAATTCTTGGAAAAAAGTTATAGATAAAGGTTATTTAAGAATTTATCCTGCAACTTCTAGGAGTTATATTTTAAGAGAAGATTTAATTAAAAAATTGGAGAAATATGAATAA